A single Pseudoalteromonas phenolica DNA region contains:
- a CDS encoding AsmA family protein: protein MNRFVKVIGGVVVVAVGAVVAAPFLIPTDTIIQQVSEQVENTTGRKLSIAGESQLTVFPSLSIELNDVAFANMASGSAENMVSMEQLAVHIPWLSLLSGEAKLERFVIRNPNILLETDNQGKANWQIMPTTAAAPTAQTNEAAAGPVKLPQGFDVSLGEVAIYGGQLTYLDGVTGAKQQVSDFELIVALPSLFKPLDVKGGLTYQQQRFELNTQVDTPAKAIEGQTFNVTQTLASALLDLEFNGAIAQQGKDIKGSLKLAGDSVKAITQWQGIDLKAKDNAFNQFSVSGEMHLAGETFKLSAFEAKLDALAIKGQSQIDLGARLNVMADIDLGMLDLNPYLPESPEKPAEPAQPAEPGEPQPIVWDDTPIDLSGLNALDADIKVRSTGLIAKEIKLGENQFSVKLKDGKARLGLDKFNAYEGKGQGKVVVNAKRAPYQINTDFSLTDINAEPLLTDAVGFDKVLGKGSISWALNTQGQSQKQFVSALAGNLAFSFVDGGVKGANIAEMMRKGSEMLKGDFSSLKEGLNADFDPNQKTDFSALTGTFTFKNGVGTNTDLNLASPLLRITGSGEVDLPKTYVNYRLVTGLVDTIEGQASSDDSTGFKVPLRIKGPFHKVDYKLDFGSAAKDKAKEEAKEKVKDKLKDKLKGFFG, encoded by the coding sequence ATGAATCGCTTTGTAAAAGTCATTGGTGGTGTGGTTGTTGTGGCCGTTGGTGCTGTGGTTGCGGCGCCATTTTTGATCCCAACCGACACCATTATTCAGCAGGTTTCAGAACAAGTCGAAAATACCACAGGTCGTAAACTCAGCATTGCCGGCGAAAGCCAGCTAACGGTGTTTCCAAGCCTGAGTATAGAACTGAACGACGTTGCTTTTGCCAATATGGCCTCGGGTAGTGCTGAAAATATGGTAAGTATGGAACAGCTTGCCGTACATATTCCTTGGTTGTCATTATTAAGTGGTGAAGCCAAGTTGGAGCGTTTTGTGATCCGCAATCCAAACATCTTGCTAGAAACAGACAATCAAGGCAAAGCGAACTGGCAGATCATGCCAACAACTGCCGCTGCGCCAACAGCCCAAACGAATGAAGCCGCCGCTGGCCCAGTAAAATTACCCCAAGGGTTTGATGTTAGCTTAGGTGAAGTGGCGATTTACGGGGGTCAACTGACTTATCTTGATGGCGTGACTGGCGCAAAACAGCAGGTGAGTGACTTTGAATTAATTGTAGCGCTGCCTTCTTTATTCAAGCCGCTAGATGTGAAAGGGGGGTTAACCTACCAACAACAGCGTTTTGAATTAAATACCCAAGTCGACACACCAGCAAAAGCCATTGAAGGGCAAACCTTTAATGTCACGCAAACTTTAGCGTCGGCGTTATTAGATCTTGAATTTAATGGTGCCATTGCTCAGCAGGGTAAAGACATTAAAGGTAGCTTGAAACTGGCAGGTGACTCAGTAAAAGCCATCACTCAGTGGCAGGGCATTGACCTCAAAGCCAAAGACAATGCCTTTAACCAGTTTAGTGTCAGTGGTGAGATGCACCTCGCGGGAGAGACTTTTAAACTGAGCGCATTCGAAGCCAAGCTCGATGCGCTGGCAATTAAAGGGCAAAGCCAAATTGATTTAGGCGCGCGTTTAAATGTCATGGCCGACATTGATCTGGGTATGTTAGATCTCAACCCATATCTACCTGAGAGCCCAGAAAAACCAGCCGAACCTGCACAGCCTGCAGAACCGGGTGAGCCACAGCCAATTGTATGGGATGACACTCCAATTGATTTATCGGGTCTTAATGCTTTAGACGCCGACATTAAAGTGCGCTCAACGGGCCTCATTGCCAAAGAGATCAAACTGGGTGAAAACCAATTCTCAGTTAAGCTAAAAGACGGCAAAGCACGCTTAGGCTTAGATAAATTTAACGCTTACGAAGGTAAAGGGCAGGGTAAAGTGGTGGTGAATGCCAAGCGTGCCCCTTATCAGATCAATACCGATTTCAGTTTAACCGACATCAACGCTGAACCATTACTGACTGACGCGGTCGGCTTTGACAAGGTATTAGGAAAAGGCAGCATCAGCTGGGCGCTGAACACCCAAGGTCAAAGTCAGAAGCAGTTTGTGTCGGCTTTAGCAGGTAATCTGGCGTTTAGCTTTGTAGATGGTGGCGTGAAAGGGGCCAATATTGCAGAGATGATGCGTAAAGGCAGCGAGATGCTTAAAGGTGACTTCTCATCATTAAAAGAAGGCTTAAACGCTGATTTCGATCCAAATCAGAAAACCGACTTCTCGGCACTGACAGGCACCTTTACCTTTAAAAATGGTGTCGGCACCAATACCGATCTAAACCTTGCCAGCCCACTGTTACGTATTACGGGCAGCGGTGAAGTCGATTTACCTAAGACTTATGTGAATTACCGCCTAGTGACGGGTTTGGTTGATACCATTGAAGGCCAAGCTAGCAGTGATGACAGCACCGGCTTTAAAGTACCGCTGCGTATTAAAGGCCCATTCCACAAGGTCGATTACAAACTCGACTTTGGCAGTGCGGCAAAAGACAAAGCCAAAGAAGAAGCGAAAGAGAAAGTAAAAGATAAGCTGAAAGACAAATTAAAAGGCTTCTTCGGTTAA